The window CGTTTTTGAGGCCTTAGCATTTAGCGGCATTGCATTTTTAATAGCCGGTACTTATAAACCAGCGCAAACGGCAGCCAGTCAATAATTGGTCAAATCAGTTGCGTATGTTTTAGCTAAAATGGTTTTGTTGTATATTCACGCAAAATTTAAAACTCATGACAGCTTATAGCTTTTTACAACATCTCCATTCGGGTTTCAGGTATATTGTACTGGCATTAATTTTGGCCGCCATTATTGGTGCGTTTATTGGGCTGACAGGCAAAAAGCCTTATACCAATGGCAACCGCAAGCTAAATTTGTTTGCCATGATATCGGCACATACGCAGCTGCTTATTGGTATAGTACTTTATTTTGTAAGCCCGCTGGTACAGTTTAACAGCGAAACCATGAAAAACAAAGTGACCCGGTATTTCACTGTAGAGCATTGGGTTATCATGCTGATTGCACTTGCCTTAATTACCATTGGTCATAGCAAATCAAAAAAAGCAGCTACCGGCGAAGCCAAACATAAAGCCATTGTCACCTTCTATTTGATAGCTTTAGTGATAATTTTAGCCGGTATTATACTTATCCCACGTAGCTAATAGGATTTAGCAACAAATAAACTTTCAAAAAAATTTGATAATTCATTTTTCTTTATAAATTTGTGCCCACGATGATTAAAAACACAAATAAAAACAGCTGGTGGCACCAATTAAATTTGGCAGCCGGATACGTTTTTAGTCAGCGATGATCTAATCAATTGTAAACCTAAGTGGAAAACCCGGCGACCCCAATTCGCCGGGTTTTTTTATTTATATATTTTTTGAAAACATAACATGAGCACTTTTAAAATAACAACCACCCATAAAAAACTACTGGCCGATACCACCACGCCGGTGAGCATTTACCTGCGCCTGCGCGATGTATTCCCAAACTCGCTGCTGCTGGAAAGCTCCGACTATCACAGCCGTGAAAACAGCTTAAGCTACATTTGCTGTGAACCCATAGCTGGCTTTGTGCTCAACAACGGCATACTAAAAAAGCATTATCCAGATGGCAGTGGCGAAAGTCTTGAAGCCGGCAGCTTTGAATTGATTGACCAGCTTAACCAATTTGTTGGCAGTTTTGAAACCGACCCTAATCCATTAAAAATTATCTCGAACGGCTTGTTTGGCTATTTCACTCATGAGGCGGTTGAACATTTTGAAACCATCAAACTAAAACAAACCGACGATAATCCCAGGCAAATCCCGGTAATGCAATACCACATTTACCGCTAT is drawn from Mucilaginibacter ginsenosidivorax and contains these coding sequences:
- a CDS encoding cytochrome B, encoding MTAYSFLQHLHSGFRYIVLALILAAIIGAFIGLTGKKPYTNGNRKLNLFAMISAHTQLLIGIVLYFVSPLVQFNSETMKNKVTRYFTVEHWVIMLIALALITIGHSKSKKAATGEAKHKAIVTFYLIALVIILAGIILIPRS